The segment TCGTAGTGGGTCCACATTCTGATTATTTTGACAACTTTCTCCTGTTCATACACTTGGTACACTAAGCGATGCTGGATATTTATTCTTCTTGAATATGCTCCTTCTAAGTTGCCTACCAACTTTTCATAAGGTGGGTATTCTGAAAATGGGTCCTCTTCAATAAGCGCTAGTAGATGTTGAATTTTGGGTTTCAATCCTGAAGATGCTGCTTTTTTAGCATCCTTTTGAGCTTGTTTGGTATAAACGAGTCTATAGTTGCTCACCAGTCAAGGTCTTCTTCGGTTTCTTCTAAAGGTGTATTTAATCCCTCTACAATCGACTCCTGCATTCCAGGAATAGAGGATAAGTGAAGAGTTTCTTGAATAGACCGCCAATCTTCTTCACTAATAAGCACCGCATTTGATCGCTTACCCGTAATCTGGATGGGCTGATGTGTTTCAGACGCTTCATCTAGTAATTTATAGATGTCTTTTCGAGCTTGGGTTGCTGTTAATGTTTTCATAGAATAGAGATTTGTTCAGACTGGAATAGATAACGTACGTTATTGCGTCCGTATTGTCAACTAGTTTAATTAGGGCTAGGGTGATTACAATCTCGAAAGATCTCAAATGATAGCAGTACTTAGAGGTAGTGAAATGACTACACTTTTGGCTTTACCTCGTTCCCAACGTCCTCGTTGGGAATGCATTCTAGAAGCTCCAGCTTCTTTTTCTTTTCCCCTTTTGTGAGGACAAAAGGGGAGCTACACCACCCCGACAGCTGTCGGAATCGGCGCATGTTCTGCTTCTCTGACGCTATGCAAAATGAAGGCAACTCCTGCTCAATTCTAACGCTGGAGATGTTTGGATCAAATAAAGTATTTCAGGGCATTAACACTTTTCTGTTACCGAGGAACCAGTCAACCAATCAAGACGTCATCCTGAACAGCAGAACGAAGTGATGCGTGATTCAGGATCTTAAGTTGGCTATGAATGTGCAAAAGGGTTGTTGCACGAAGCGTTGA is part of the Balneola vulgaris DSM 17893 genome and harbors:
- a CDS encoding Txe/YoeB family addiction module toxin — translated: MSNYRLVYTKQAQKDAKKAASSGLKPKIQHLLALIEEDPFSEYPPYEKLVGNLEGAYSRRINIQHRLVYQVYEQEKVVKIIRMWTHYD
- a CDS encoding type II toxin-antitoxin system Phd/YefM family antitoxin; translated protein: MKTLTATQARKDIYKLLDEASETHQPIQITGKRSNAVLISEEDWRSIQETLHLSSIPGMQESIVEGLNTPLEETEEDLDW